The Engystomops pustulosus chromosome 1, aEngPut4.maternal, whole genome shotgun sequence genome has a window encoding:
- the ZNF131 gene encoding zinc finger protein 131 isoform X1, whose protein sequence is MTCCSGMEAEETMGCIQEFPHHYKVMMDRLNEQREHDQFTDITLIVDGHQFKAHKAVLAACSHFFYKFFQDFTEEPLVEIEGVSNAAFRHLIEFTYTAKLMLQGEEEASDIYKAAEYLQMHEAIKALEFRSKETVIVEEKPQEEETIKKWKISESSNVITETMPTSEGEPVEIEVEITEGTIELEDNMETLEAVTSPEQSVKYIQSTATSDDSALALLADITSKYRQGERKRQLQEDSANDSDAAGKQVEGIEIMEVHLSHVNNMFHCQKCNRSFKLFYHLKEHMKSHSADNYKCEICNKSYVREIAWKQHLTCFHLEESSASKRSKPGKKIHVCQYCDKQFDHFGHFKEHLRKHTGEKPFECPNCHEHFARNSTLKCHLTACQYGVGAKKGRKKLYECQVCDSVFNCWDQFKDHLVLHTGEKPNHCTLCDVWFMQGTELRKHLRDIHNISERIVTEVVLPSEQTETEAVSSMAYVEQVDQVHVVPVDQVIQVQVDPPQLTVGHLHQDLLEVNQVKGAHILDLQAQVHMGHIEVEHLEIDPGTEVHVEEVHVEHVNQIHMEEVEAQILDESHIQHIEHTIEEQSCQAEVAELHQIVHTGSDNLQIRQIEMTHIEATAE, encoded by the exons ATG ACTTGCTGTTCCGGTATGGAAGCTGAGGAGACGATGGGCTGCATTCAGGAATTTCCGCATCACTATAAAGTTATGATGGACAGATTAAATGAGCAGCGGGAACACGACCAGTTCACTGACATCACCCTGATTGTGGATG GGCACCAGTTCAAAGCTCACAAAGCCGTCCTGGCCGCCTGTAGCCATTTTTTCTACAAATTCTTTCAGGATTTCACAGAAGAGCCCTTGGTGGAAATAGAAG GAGTAAGTAATGCTGCCTTCCGTCACTTAATAGAATTTACATACACTGCAAAACTGATGCTACAAGGGGAAGAGGAGGCCAGCGACATCTACAAGGCGGCCGAGTATCTTCAGATGCACGAGGCTATCAAAGCTCTGGAGTTTAG GAGCAAAGAGACTGTAATAGTCGAAGAAAAGCCGCAAGAAGAAGAaaccataaaaaaatggaaaatttctGAATCCAGCAATGTCATCACAGAGACTATGCCAACATCTGAGGGAGAACCCGTGGAGATTGAGGTAGAAATAACCGAAGGAACAATAGAACTAGAGGACAACATGGAGACTCTGGAAGCGGTGACCTCCCCAGAACAGTCTGTGAAATACATTCAGAGTACAGCCACATCGGACGACTCTGCCCTGGCACTTCTAGCGGACATTACCAGCAAGTATCGCCAAGGCGAAAGAAAAAGGCAGCTGCAAGAAGACAGCGCCAACGATAGCGATGCAGCGGGCAAACAGGTAGAAGGCATTGAAATAATGGAAGTTCATCTGTCACATGTCAACAACATGTTCCATTGTCAGAAATGTAATCGTTCATTTAAATTGTTTTACCATTTAAAGGAACACATGAAATCACACTCGGCCGACAATTATAAGTGTGAAATATGCAATAAAAGTTACGTGCGCGAGATCGCATGGAAGCAGCACCTCACCTGTTTTCACCTGGAAGAAAGCAGCGCCAGCAAGAGGTCCAAACCGGGCAAAAAAATCCACGTTTGTCAGTACTGCGATAAACAGTTTGATCATTTTGGACATTTCAAAGAACACCTAAGGAAGCACACAG gtGAAAAACCTTTTGAATGTCCAAACTGTCATGAGCATTTTGCTAGGAACAGCACCCTGAAATGTCACCTTACAGCTTGTCAGTATGGAGTCGGTGCAAAGAAGGGAAGGAAGAAACTCTATGAATGTCAG GTGTGTGATAGTGTCTTTAATTGCTGGGACCAGTTTAAAGACCACTTGGTTCTCCATACCGGTGAGAAACCCAACCACTGCACGCTATGCGATGTGTGGTTTATGCAAGGCACCGAGCTCAGGAAGCACCTCCGCGACATTCATAATATCTCCGAGAGAATAGTGACAGAGGTCGTTCTTCCATCCGAACAAACCGAAACGGAGGCCGTGTCTTCAATGGCGTATGTGGAGCAGGTGGATCAAGTCCACGTGGTGCCGGTAGATCAAGTCATTCAAGTTCAGGTTGATCCCCCTCAACTCACAGTTGGTCACCTGCACCAAGATCTTTTAGAGGTGAACCAAGTGAAAGGTGCACACATACTGGATCTCCAGGCACAGGTACATATGGGTCACATTGAGGTGGAGCACCTCGAAATAGACCCGGGGACTGAGGTCCATGTGGAGGAAGTGCATGTTGAACATGTCAACCAGATACACATGGAAGAAGTGGAGGCTCAAATTTTGGATGAGTCCCATATTCAACACATTGAACATACTATTGAGGAACAATCCTGCCAAGCAGAGGTGGCCGAACTTCATCAGATTGTCCACACGGGATCCGACAACCTACAGATAAGACAGATTGAAATGACACACATAGAAGCCACAGCTGAATAG
- the ZNF131 gene encoding zinc finger protein 131 isoform X3: MTCCSGMEAEETMGCIQEFPHHYKVMMDRLNEQREHDQFTDITLIVDGHQFKAHKAVLAACSHFFYKFFQDFTEEPLVEIEGVSNAAFRHLIEFTYTAKLMLQGEEEASDIYKAAEYLQMHEAIKALEFRSKETVIVEEKPQEEETIKKWKISESSNVITETMPTSEGEPVEIEVEITEGTIELEDNMETLEAVTSPEQSVKYIQSTATSDDSALALLADITSKYRQGERKRQLQEDSANDSDAAGKQEHMKSHSADNYKCEICNKSYVREIAWKQHLTCFHLEESSASKRSKPGKKIHVCQYCDKQFDHFGHFKEHLRKHTGEKPFECPNCHEHFARNSTLKCHLTACQYGVGAKKGRKKLYECQVCDSVFNCWDQFKDHLVLHTGEKPNHCTLCDVWFMQGTELRKHLRDIHNISERIVTEVVLPSEQTETEAVSSMAYVEQVDQVHVVPVDQVIQVQVDPPQLTVGHLHQDLLEVNQVKGAHILDLQAQVHMGHIEVEHLEIDPGTEVHVEEVHVEHVNQIHMEEVEAQILDESHIQHIEHTIEEQSCQAEVAELHQIVHTGSDNLQIRQIEMTHIEATAE, from the exons ATG ACTTGCTGTTCCGGTATGGAAGCTGAGGAGACGATGGGCTGCATTCAGGAATTTCCGCATCACTATAAAGTTATGATGGACAGATTAAATGAGCAGCGGGAACACGACCAGTTCACTGACATCACCCTGATTGTGGATG GGCACCAGTTCAAAGCTCACAAAGCCGTCCTGGCCGCCTGTAGCCATTTTTTCTACAAATTCTTTCAGGATTTCACAGAAGAGCCCTTGGTGGAAATAGAAG GAGTAAGTAATGCTGCCTTCCGTCACTTAATAGAATTTACATACACTGCAAAACTGATGCTACAAGGGGAAGAGGAGGCCAGCGACATCTACAAGGCGGCCGAGTATCTTCAGATGCACGAGGCTATCAAAGCTCTGGAGTTTAG GAGCAAAGAGACTGTAATAGTCGAAGAAAAGCCGCAAGAAGAAGAaaccataaaaaaatggaaaatttctGAATCCAGCAATGTCATCACAGAGACTATGCCAACATCTGAGGGAGAACCCGTGGAGATTGAGGTAGAAATAACCGAAGGAACAATAGAACTAGAGGACAACATGGAGACTCTGGAAGCGGTGACCTCCCCAGAACAGTCTGTGAAATACATTCAGAGTACAGCCACATCGGACGACTCTGCCCTGGCACTTCTAGCGGACATTACCAGCAAGTATCGCCAAGGCGAAAGAAAAAGGCAGCTGCAAGAAGACAGCGCCAACGATAGCGATGCAGCGGGCAAACAG GAACACATGAAATCACACTCGGCCGACAATTATAAGTGTGAAATATGCAATAAAAGTTACGTGCGCGAGATCGCATGGAAGCAGCACCTCACCTGTTTTCACCTGGAAGAAAGCAGCGCCAGCAAGAGGTCCAAACCGGGCAAAAAAATCCACGTTTGTCAGTACTGCGATAAACAGTTTGATCATTTTGGACATTTCAAAGAACACCTAAGGAAGCACACAG gtGAAAAACCTTTTGAATGTCCAAACTGTCATGAGCATTTTGCTAGGAACAGCACCCTGAAATGTCACCTTACAGCTTGTCAGTATGGAGTCGGTGCAAAGAAGGGAAGGAAGAAACTCTATGAATGTCAG GTGTGTGATAGTGTCTTTAATTGCTGGGACCAGTTTAAAGACCACTTGGTTCTCCATACCGGTGAGAAACCCAACCACTGCACGCTATGCGATGTGTGGTTTATGCAAGGCACCGAGCTCAGGAAGCACCTCCGCGACATTCATAATATCTCCGAGAGAATAGTGACAGAGGTCGTTCTTCCATCCGAACAAACCGAAACGGAGGCCGTGTCTTCAATGGCGTATGTGGAGCAGGTGGATCAAGTCCACGTGGTGCCGGTAGATCAAGTCATTCAAGTTCAGGTTGATCCCCCTCAACTCACAGTTGGTCACCTGCACCAAGATCTTTTAGAGGTGAACCAAGTGAAAGGTGCACACATACTGGATCTCCAGGCACAGGTACATATGGGTCACATTGAGGTGGAGCACCTCGAAATAGACCCGGGGACTGAGGTCCATGTGGAGGAAGTGCATGTTGAACATGTCAACCAGATACACATGGAAGAAGTGGAGGCTCAAATTTTGGATGAGTCCCATATTCAACACATTGAACATACTATTGAGGAACAATCCTGCCAAGCAGAGGTGGCCGAACTTCATCAGATTGTCCACACGGGATCCGACAACCTACAGATAAGACAGATTGAAATGACACACATAGAAGCCACAGCTGAATAG
- the ZNF131 gene encoding zinc finger protein 131 isoform X2 has protein sequence MEAEETMGCIQEFPHHYKVMMDRLNEQREHDQFTDITLIVDGHQFKAHKAVLAACSHFFYKFFQDFTEEPLVEIEGVSNAAFRHLIEFTYTAKLMLQGEEEASDIYKAAEYLQMHEAIKALEFRSKETVIVEEKPQEEETIKKWKISESSNVITETMPTSEGEPVEIEVEITEGTIELEDNMETLEAVTSPEQSVKYIQSTATSDDSALALLADITSKYRQGERKRQLQEDSANDSDAAGKQVEGIEIMEVHLSHVNNMFHCQKCNRSFKLFYHLKEHMKSHSADNYKCEICNKSYVREIAWKQHLTCFHLEESSASKRSKPGKKIHVCQYCDKQFDHFGHFKEHLRKHTGEKPFECPNCHEHFARNSTLKCHLTACQYGVGAKKGRKKLYECQVCDSVFNCWDQFKDHLVLHTGEKPNHCTLCDVWFMQGTELRKHLRDIHNISERIVTEVVLPSEQTETEAVSSMAYVEQVDQVHVVPVDQVIQVQVDPPQLTVGHLHQDLLEVNQVKGAHILDLQAQVHMGHIEVEHLEIDPGTEVHVEEVHVEHVNQIHMEEVEAQILDESHIQHIEHTIEEQSCQAEVAELHQIVHTGSDNLQIRQIEMTHIEATAE, from the exons ATGGAAGCTGAGGAGACGATGGGCTGCATTCAGGAATTTCCGCATCACTATAAAGTTATGATGGACAGATTAAATGAGCAGCGGGAACACGACCAGTTCACTGACATCACCCTGATTGTGGATG GGCACCAGTTCAAAGCTCACAAAGCCGTCCTGGCCGCCTGTAGCCATTTTTTCTACAAATTCTTTCAGGATTTCACAGAAGAGCCCTTGGTGGAAATAGAAG GAGTAAGTAATGCTGCCTTCCGTCACTTAATAGAATTTACATACACTGCAAAACTGATGCTACAAGGGGAAGAGGAGGCCAGCGACATCTACAAGGCGGCCGAGTATCTTCAGATGCACGAGGCTATCAAAGCTCTGGAGTTTAG GAGCAAAGAGACTGTAATAGTCGAAGAAAAGCCGCAAGAAGAAGAaaccataaaaaaatggaaaatttctGAATCCAGCAATGTCATCACAGAGACTATGCCAACATCTGAGGGAGAACCCGTGGAGATTGAGGTAGAAATAACCGAAGGAACAATAGAACTAGAGGACAACATGGAGACTCTGGAAGCGGTGACCTCCCCAGAACAGTCTGTGAAATACATTCAGAGTACAGCCACATCGGACGACTCTGCCCTGGCACTTCTAGCGGACATTACCAGCAAGTATCGCCAAGGCGAAAGAAAAAGGCAGCTGCAAGAAGACAGCGCCAACGATAGCGATGCAGCGGGCAAACAGGTAGAAGGCATTGAAATAATGGAAGTTCATCTGTCACATGTCAACAACATGTTCCATTGTCAGAAATGTAATCGTTCATTTAAATTGTTTTACCATTTAAAGGAACACATGAAATCACACTCGGCCGACAATTATAAGTGTGAAATATGCAATAAAAGTTACGTGCGCGAGATCGCATGGAAGCAGCACCTCACCTGTTTTCACCTGGAAGAAAGCAGCGCCAGCAAGAGGTCCAAACCGGGCAAAAAAATCCACGTTTGTCAGTACTGCGATAAACAGTTTGATCATTTTGGACATTTCAAAGAACACCTAAGGAAGCACACAG gtGAAAAACCTTTTGAATGTCCAAACTGTCATGAGCATTTTGCTAGGAACAGCACCCTGAAATGTCACCTTACAGCTTGTCAGTATGGAGTCGGTGCAAAGAAGGGAAGGAAGAAACTCTATGAATGTCAG GTGTGTGATAGTGTCTTTAATTGCTGGGACCAGTTTAAAGACCACTTGGTTCTCCATACCGGTGAGAAACCCAACCACTGCACGCTATGCGATGTGTGGTTTATGCAAGGCACCGAGCTCAGGAAGCACCTCCGCGACATTCATAATATCTCCGAGAGAATAGTGACAGAGGTCGTTCTTCCATCCGAACAAACCGAAACGGAGGCCGTGTCTTCAATGGCGTATGTGGAGCAGGTGGATCAAGTCCACGTGGTGCCGGTAGATCAAGTCATTCAAGTTCAGGTTGATCCCCCTCAACTCACAGTTGGTCACCTGCACCAAGATCTTTTAGAGGTGAACCAAGTGAAAGGTGCACACATACTGGATCTCCAGGCACAGGTACATATGGGTCACATTGAGGTGGAGCACCTCGAAATAGACCCGGGGACTGAGGTCCATGTGGAGGAAGTGCATGTTGAACATGTCAACCAGATACACATGGAAGAAGTGGAGGCTCAAATTTTGGATGAGTCCCATATTCAACACATTGAACATACTATTGAGGAACAATCCTGCCAAGCAGAGGTGGCCGAACTTCATCAGATTGTCCACACGGGATCCGACAACCTACAGATAAGACAGATTGAAATGACACACATAGAAGCCACAGCTGAATAG